From the genome of Pseudobacteriovorax antillogorgiicola, one region includes:
- a CDS encoding PA14 domain-containing protein has translation MVQTPKAAYCGLLGLCLNACSSERFENYQPAPTELKSYDADLVPLDQASEAIDADSISKLLLSKAAGEKAIETVVLNYNQRSGLSLAADENLTWSLDMEETVTIDSAVKSEKYLRVHSKLEIPESAEGRLYDIGCLFVELKDNVTYDKPTLLRIASTGIAGDQWDDVTIPLRVKRDQWKDVPILDSSLTLAVFEAHTVKGFDGQLCFQLDYSQVPAQLYSGQIVVQYLIAGEESFAVDDDLPPTQNYSCRDQPRVLKSGQEIRLRWDNLNSSEDYGVRLSSMDDDLSLGHYYIETDGTLVFRAPDLVHQTTKVFLAAIPKDDDVLPEFCEITLVPHDSFVVDDDGESQAAIGNVFRLSPDTQSLPNFASMSPVARVMIPNFDVPERRFKKGFPGLDDLFEWFGIQFKGRVYLEEACFCQIKLRSDDGAKLYMDQQLLIDNDGIHPTKAVTESVFLDAGFHDFRLDYFQGPRYHITLELLWDKDQAGVFEPIPPEVFFR, from the coding sequence ATGGTGCAAACCCCAAAAGCCGCATATTGCGGTCTGCTAGGGCTTTGCTTGAACGCATGTTCGAGCGAGCGCTTCGAAAACTATCAGCCGGCTCCTACCGAGCTAAAATCCTACGATGCTGACCTCGTTCCATTGGATCAAGCCAGTGAAGCGATAGACGCTGACTCAATTAGCAAATTGCTGCTAAGTAAAGCGGCTGGAGAGAAAGCCATTGAAACTGTTGTTCTCAACTATAATCAAAGGTCTGGTTTAAGTCTCGCAGCCGATGAAAACCTGACTTGGAGTCTCGATATGGAAGAAACGGTTACCATCGACTCCGCTGTCAAATCAGAGAAATACCTGCGAGTTCACTCCAAGTTAGAAATTCCAGAAAGCGCTGAAGGCAGGCTCTATGATATTGGCTGCTTGTTCGTCGAGCTTAAAGACAATGTTACCTATGATAAACCCACTCTTTTGCGGATCGCCAGCACTGGTATTGCCGGAGATCAATGGGACGACGTCACAATCCCATTGCGAGTTAAGCGTGACCAGTGGAAGGATGTTCCTATTTTAGATAGCTCTCTCACTCTCGCCGTCTTTGAGGCACATACCGTAAAGGGGTTTGATGGGCAGCTGTGTTTTCAGTTAGATTACAGTCAAGTTCCGGCCCAGCTGTACTCGGGGCAGATTGTGGTGCAGTATCTGATCGCCGGAGAAGAGAGTTTTGCCGTAGACGACGACCTACCACCAACTCAGAACTACAGCTGCCGGGATCAGCCAAGGGTTCTCAAATCTGGGCAAGAGATACGACTCCGGTGGGATAACCTAAATAGCAGCGAAGATTATGGAGTGCGCCTAAGCAGTATGGATGACGATCTATCTTTGGGCCATTACTACATCGAGACCGATGGTACTCTTGTCTTTCGGGCGCCAGATCTAGTTCATCAAACGACAAAGGTTTTTTTAGCAGCTATACCAAAGGATGATGATGTTCTGCCGGAGTTTTGCGAGATCACATTAGTGCCCCATGATAGTTTTGTAGTCGATGATGATGGTGAAAGTCAGGCTGCCATCGGCAATGTCTTCCGCTTATCCCCTGATACCCAAAGCTTACCGAACTTTGCAAGCATGTCTCCTGTAGCTCGTGTCATGATTCCCAATTTCGATGTTCCAGAGCGTCGCTTTAAAAAGGGTTTTCCCGGACTCGATGATCTATTTGAATGGTTTGGAATACAATTCAAAGGAAGAGTCTACCTAGAGGAAGCTTGTTTTTGCCAAATTAAGTTGCGCTCTGACGATGGGGCTAAGCTGTATATGGATCAGCAGCTCTTGATTGATAACGACGGGATTCATCCTACGAAGGCCGTCACAGAGTCCGTTTTTCTGGATGCCGGCTTCCACGACTTTCGTTTGGATTACTTCCAAGGGCCTCGCTATCATATCACCCTAGAACTTCTCTGGGACAAAGATCAGGCGGGGGTGTTTGAGCCAATTCCCCCGGAGGTGTTCTTCCGATAG
- a CDS encoding HIT domain-containing protein, translating to MTFVLDPQLEKDCHHFGKMKLCQVLLMNDRQYPWFILVPERDGVREIYQLERDDQISFLIESNLLSKALEGLFKPDKLNVAALGNVVPQLHIHHIVRYKNDACWPKPVWGQKPPVPYAAAELEELKQRFKEAMGANFKPRLDN from the coding sequence ATGACCTTCGTACTTGACCCCCAGTTGGAAAAGGATTGCCACCACTTTGGCAAGATGAAACTCTGCCAGGTATTGCTCATGAATGATCGGCAATATCCATGGTTTATACTTGTCCCTGAGCGGGACGGGGTTCGCGAAATCTATCAGCTAGAACGGGATGATCAAATCAGCTTTCTAATCGAGTCGAACTTGCTTAGCAAGGCTTTAGAGGGCCTCTTCAAACCTGACAAGCTTAATGTGGCTGCCTTGGGGAATGTGGTGCCTCAATTGCATATCCATCATATTGTACGCTACAAAAACGATGCCTGCTGGCCAAAGCCAGTCTGGGGCCAAAAACCCCCGGTTCCCTATGCTGCGGCGGAACTTGAAGAGTTGAAGCAACGCTTCAAAGAAGCCATGGGAGCGAACTTCAAGCCCCGTTTAGACAACTAG
- a CDS encoding response regulator: MSKILIIDEATPQRSLIKSALEDQGHDVIEANDSPQGLVRAIKISFDYIFCDLNMSGLSGKEFLAKTSHLPSKTFILISENDSQAREECRCLGAADVVLKLADKKVYQDLLS, from the coding sequence ATGAGTAAAATACTGATCATTGATGAAGCCACTCCCCAGCGAAGCCTTATTAAATCTGCCCTGGAAGACCAGGGACACGATGTTATCGAAGCCAACGACAGCCCCCAGGGGCTTGTACGCGCGATCAAAATCTCGTTCGACTATATTTTCTGCGACCTGAACATGTCGGGACTTAGTGGTAAGGAGTTTCTGGCAAAAACCAGTCACTTGCCAAGTAAGACCTTCATCCTCATCAGCGAAAACGACAGCCAAGCGCGAGAGGAATGCCGATGCCTTGGAGCCGCTGATGTGGTTCTTAAACTTGCAGATAAAAAAGTCTATCAAGATTTGCTTTCGTGA